The DNA region TTTTTTCACGGAGGGCCCGATTTCGCCGTCGAGGTGGTGAGCCCGCGCGACCGATCTCGTGAGAAGCTGGACTTCTACGCGTCGGTTGGCACGACGGAGCTGCTGATCGTCGATCGAAACCCGTGGGCGCTTGAGCTGTGGCGACTGAGCGAAGACGAACTCCGCTGTACCGGGTCGGCACGGATCGACGATGGCGAACTTTCGAGCACGGTCATCCCATTCGCCTTCTCGCTGGAACTCGGAATGAAGCGAGCGGGGATCAAGGTTCGACAGACGGCCGATGGCCGATCGTGGAACGCTTGAACCGACGATAATCCGAGTCCTACGTGTACCGCACCCCCTGGTGCTCCGCCTCGAAGAACGCCGGGAGCAGCGCGTCGACCCGCAGCAGGCCGGTGCGTGTGAGTGAGATTTCGTCTTGTGCCAAGCTCAGCAGGTGGTTCTGCTCGTACTCCACCCATGCATCTTTCCAGTGATCGACGATGTCGACGCCGAACTTCTCCTCGAAGTAGCTCGGCGTGATCCGGCCCTTCTTGAGCTGCAGGATCATCTCCCGCACCAGCGCTTGATGCGTCGTCAGGGTTAACGCCCGGCCTAGCGGCAGCCGGCTGTTCTCGGGGTTCTCTGCGTCTAGTGCGCCGCAGTAGTCGTCCCACTCCGGCTTGTTTTGGTAGTGGACGCCCGAGACGTGACCGAAGCTGGCGATGCCGGTGGCCAGCAGGTCGCTGCCCCGCCACAGGTTGTCGCGGTAGCTGAACTTCACGTCCTTCGACTTGACTAAGGTGTAGGCGCTGGAGACGGAGTAGCCGTTGGCGCGGAACTGGTCGAACGCCCAGTCGACCCAGCCTCGCTTGGTGGGCCAGTCGGCGACCGGGGTCTCGATCTCGCCCCCCAGGATGTCCTTCGAGTAGACCGTGTTGAACGGGAGCTCCATCTGATAGATGGTGACGCTGTCCGGGGCGAATTCGAGCGCCTTGCGCACCGTATCCTGCCACTTGGCGTCGGTGTCGCCCACCATGCCGGCGATCAGGTCGATGTTCACGCTGTCGAACCCGGCCGCTTGGATCCAGGGCCACACCTTGTAGATCTCGGGCGACTGGTGGGCGCGGCCGTTCTGCTCCAAGATCTCGTCGTCGAAGTGCTCGACCCCTAGGCTGAGCCGTGTGACTCCGATCTCCTTGAGCGTGCCGACCTTCGCCTCGCTGAGCGTGCCGGGCTCGCACTCGAAGGTCACCTCTTCTGCCTCGTCCCACGAGACGCTTGCCTTCAGCCTGTCGACCAAGCGGAGCAGCTGCCGGCTCGAGAGGAACGAGGGCGTCCCGCCGCCGAAGTAGACAAACCGGAA from Pirellulimonas nuda includes:
- a CDS encoding coproporphyrinogen-III oxidase family protein translates to MTSEAIKTDVGSYFISNYPPFSQWSAENVGEVERAMAAPPVVGPDGPTPLGLYLHIPFCRKRCKFCYFKVFTDKQASQVEQYCAALSREIELVSQLPVMGGRPFRFVYFGGGTPSFLSSRQLLRLVDRLKASVSWDEAEEVTFECEPGTLSEAKVGTLKEIGVTRLSLGVEHFDDEILEQNGRAHQSPEIYKVWPWIQAAGFDSVNIDLIAGMVGDTDAKWQDTVRKALEFAPDSVTIYQMELPFNTVYSKDILGGEIETPVADWPTKRGWVDWAFDQFRANGYSVSSAYTLVKSKDVKFSYRDNLWRGSDLLATGIASFGHVSGVHYQNKPEWDDYCGALDAENPENSRLPLGRALTLTTHQALVREMILQLKKGRITPSYFEEKFGVDIVDHWKDAWVEYEQNHLLSLAQDEISLTRTGLLRVDALLPAFFEAEHQGVRYT